The following are encoded together in the Acidobacteriota bacterium genome:
- a CDS encoding helix-turn-helix transcriptional regulator, which produces MTETVTIPKAEYQRLCGVEEDLADIQAGLAVEARVDAGTEEFVPETVVGRLIDGESPLRVWREYRGLSQAALARAANTSRVQIVDIEAGRRTGSVHTLRRLADALGLGLDDIVSV; this is translated from the coding sequence ATGACCGAGACCGTGACGATTCCGAAGGCCGAGTATCAGCGCCTGTGCGGCGTCGAGGAGGACTTGGCCGACATTCAGGCCGGGCTGGCCGTGGAAGCGAGAGTCGATGCAGGAACCGAGGAGTTCGTCCCCGAGACGGTGGTCGGCCGCCTGATCGACGGCGAGTCGCCCCTGCGGGTCTGGCGGGAGTACCGCGGTCTCTCGCAGGCCGCTCTGGCTCGCGCCGCGAACACCAGCCGTGTCCAGATCGTTGACATCGAAGCAGGTCGACGAACCGGCTCCGTGCACACGCTTCGCCGGCTTGCTGATGCCCTTGGACTCGGCCTGGACGACATCGTTTCGGTCTAG
- a CDS encoding type II toxin-antitoxin system RelE/ParE family toxin, which yields MKEVVYSRSAVRTLTRMPRNHAIRIRRKIRAFVESPASQENNVSRLRGSGGLLRLRVGDWRAIMRDGDRLEILHIASRGSVYRE from the coding sequence GTGAAGGAGGTCGTCTACAGCCGGAGCGCCGTGAGGACCCTTACTCGCATGCCCCGCAACCACGCCATCCGCATCCGCCGCAAGATCCGGGCTTTCGTCGAGAGTCCCGCTTCCCAGGAGAACAACGTCTCCCGGCTTCGGGGCTCCGGTGGACTACTCCGGCTCCGCGTGGGCGATTGGCGGGCGATCATGCGTGACGGTGATCGCCTTGAGATCCTTCACATCGCCAGCCGTGGCAGTGTCTACAGGGAGTGA
- a CDS encoding tannase/feruloyl esterase family alpha/beta hydrolase, whose product MTTRRFALALLLLLVAAAPLAANDAGRDCRGLVALTDLDHAVEPGFRVPAAEGVPAHCRVRGVVNRAIRFEVTLPDDWNGRMMFSTVGGAAGFIGDTTSLLGRGFAMASTDTGHEGQDRDYVRQPEALLDYAYRGVHLATGAAKRVIQHYYGREIDYSYVKGCSNGGRAAMLEATRFPADYDGVLAGAPAFRFQEFVPWMIGGARLQAKHPLTAESFQLLGKASREACDALDGVEDGVIDDPMKCAADVFDLNALQCPPDSTENCLTAGQLQTARYMYGDVVDADGNVLSPGVPPGAEGAGDWAAWMLPTARRGAPDQSLIDGMDVLLEALMRFEPDFDVDAFDPVADRDLLAAATAPLDVLTADLSAFRERGGKLLMYQGWNDYPLRPQRAIDYLHAVEKENGGAEAAADFYRMFMVPGMIHCARGPGAWVADYVDPLVAWTEKGVAPDRIEASRPGPEPEFTRPLCAYPKAAKYNGEGDVNDAANWSCR is encoded by the coding sequence ATGACGACTCGACGTTTTGCCCTCGCACTACTGCTCCTCCTGGTTGCCGCAGCGCCTCTTGCCGCGAACGACGCCGGCCGCGACTGCCGCGGCCTGGTTGCCCTGACCGACCTCGACCACGCGGTCGAGCCGGGGTTCCGGGTGCCCGCCGCGGAAGGTGTACCGGCCCATTGCCGCGTGCGCGGCGTCGTCAACCGGGCGATCCGTTTCGAGGTCACGCTCCCCGACGACTGGAACGGCCGGATGATGTTCAGCACCGTCGGCGGCGCCGCGGGTTTCATCGGCGATACGACGAGCCTGCTCGGCCGCGGCTTCGCGATGGCCTCGACCGACACGGGCCACGAGGGCCAGGACCGGGACTACGTGCGGCAGCCCGAGGCCCTGCTCGACTACGCCTACCGCGGCGTCCATCTTGCGACCGGGGCCGCCAAGCGGGTGATCCAGCACTACTACGGTCGGGAGATCGACTACTCCTACGTCAAGGGCTGCTCGAACGGCGGTCGTGCGGCGATGCTGGAGGCGACCCGCTTCCCGGCCGACTACGACGGCGTCCTGGCCGGGGCCCCGGCCTTCCGTTTCCAGGAGTTCGTGCCCTGGATGATCGGCGGGGCGCGTCTGCAGGCGAAGCATCCGCTGACCGCGGAGTCGTTCCAGTTGCTCGGCAAGGCCTCCCGCGAGGCGTGCGACGCGCTGGACGGAGTCGAGGACGGCGTGATCGACGATCCGATGAAGTGCGCCGCGGACGTCTTCGATCTGAACGCCCTGCAATGCCCGCCGGACTCGACGGAGAACTGCCTCACCGCCGGCCAGCTCCAGACCGCCCGCTACATGTACGGGGACGTCGTCGACGCGGACGGCAACGTCCTTTCGCCGGGGGTGCCGCCCGGCGCCGAGGGCGCGGGCGACTGGGCCGCCTGGATGCTGCCGACCGCCCGGCGCGGGGCTCCGGACCAGTCCCTGATCGACGGCATGGACGTGCTGCTCGAGGCCCTGATGCGCTTCGAGCCGGACTTCGACGTCGATGCGTTCGACCCGGTCGCCGACCGTGATCTGCTCGCAGCCGCCACCGCGCCCCTCGACGTGCTCACCGCGGACCTCTCTGCGTTCCGGGAACGCGGCGGCAAGCTGCTGATGTACCAGGGCTGGAACGACTACCCGCTGCGCCCGCAGCGCGCGATCGACTACCTGCACGCGGTGGAGAAGGAGAACGGCGGCGCGGAAGCGGCGGCGGATTTCTACCGTATGTTCATGGTCCCCGGCATGATCCACTGCGCCCGCGGTCCCGGCGCCTGGGTCGCCGACTACGTCGACCCGCTGGTGGCATGGACGGAGAAGGGCGTCGCCCCCGACCGCATCGAGGCGAGCCGCCCCGGGCCGGAGCCGGAGTTCACGCGGCCGCTCTGCGCGTATCCGAAGGCGGCGAAGTACAACGGCGAAGGCGACGTGAACGACGCGGCGAACTGGAGTTGCAGGTAG
- a CDS encoding sulfatase-like hydrolase/transferase: METRQRTIYASAVAPALGLALAMAGCAPAPDAAEETPAPPNVIIVLADDLGYGDIGANGSTVISTPHIDELAANGVRLTDGYVSAAVCSPMRAGLFAGRYQNRFGYEYNPTANYERNADAELGLPEDETTLGDMMQEAGYVTGLVGKWHLGFREQYHPLRRGFDEFFGHLGGGTSYVDPSDPDAHRWPNTQPAATEQDATAWTPVVGDRGDGPRAILDGYELVEVDEYLTDVFADRAVSFIERHADEPFFLMLAPNAPHTPIQATSKYVDRYAHIEEPGARIYAAMVSSVDDMVGRVTATLREHGLEENTLVVFISDNGCINYMPAVICTNSPLSGGKRYHLDGGIRVPYLVKWPAGLPRGDVYSRPASVLDLYATMAAAAGSDAGTEDSVNLLPYLRGEIEEPPHEYLFWRSLPNAAVRSGKWKLWRVDLTDRDPASVLGLGGRLLPEEDYPPVSAHGQVTVLHDLEADVGERVNVADQHPEVVERLEAALAAWEAELSEPMWVSKRSTLAELHGQAIQLYF, from the coding sequence ATGGAAACGCGACAGAGGACCATCTACGCATCGGCGGTCGCACCGGCCCTCGGGCTTGCCCTTGCCATGGCGGGTTGCGCTCCCGCCCCGGACGCGGCTGAAGAAACGCCCGCGCCGCCCAACGTGATCATCGTCCTGGCCGACGATCTCGGTTACGGCGACATCGGCGCCAACGGCTCGACCGTCATCTCGACGCCGCACATCGACGAGCTGGCGGCGAACGGGGTGCGGCTGACCGACGGCTACGTTTCGGCGGCGGTCTGCAGCCCCATGCGGGCGGGGCTCTTCGCCGGCCGCTACCAGAACCGGTTCGGCTACGAGTACAACCCGACCGCGAACTACGAGCGGAACGCCGATGCGGAGCTCGGACTGCCCGAGGACGAGACGACGCTCGGCGACATGATGCAGGAGGCCGGCTACGTCACCGGTCTGGTCGGGAAATGGCATCTCGGTTTCCGCGAGCAGTACCACCCGCTGAGGCGCGGTTTCGACGAGTTCTTCGGCCATCTGGGCGGCGGCACGAGCTACGTCGATCCCAGCGATCCGGATGCCCATCGCTGGCCGAACACCCAGCCCGCCGCGACCGAGCAGGACGCGACCGCGTGGACGCCGGTCGTCGGCGACCGCGGCGACGGCCCGCGTGCGATCCTGGACGGCTACGAGCTCGTGGAAGTCGACGAGTACCTGACCGACGTGTTCGCGGACCGCGCCGTCAGCTTCATCGAGCGCCACGCGGACGAACCGTTCTTCCTGATGCTGGCGCCGAACGCGCCTCACACGCCGATTCAGGCCACGAGCAAGTACGTTGACCGCTACGCGCACATCGAGGAACCAGGGGCCCGGATCTATGCGGCCATGGTGTCGTCGGTCGACGACATGGTGGGCCGCGTCACCGCGACGCTGCGCGAGCACGGGCTGGAGGAGAACACGCTCGTCGTCTTCATCTCCGACAACGGCTGCATCAACTACATGCCGGCGGTCATCTGCACGAACTCGCCGCTCTCCGGCGGCAAGCGCTATCACCTGGACGGCGGCATCCGGGTGCCGTACCTCGTCAAGTGGCCGGCGGGCCTGCCCCGAGGCGACGTCTACAGCCGGCCGGCGAGCGTCCTCGACCTGTACGCGACGATGGCCGCGGCAGCCGGGTCGGACGCGGGTACCGAGGACAGCGTGAACCTCCTGCCGTACCTGCGCGGCGAGATCGAGGAGCCGCCCCACGAGTACCTCTTCTGGCGGTCCCTGCCGAACGCAGCCGTTCGCTCGGGCAAGTGGAAGCTGTGGCGGGTCGACCTGACAGACCGGGACCCGGCTTCCGTGCTCGGTCTCGGCGGTCGCCTGCTGCCGGAGGAGGACTATCCGCCGGTGTCGGCGCACGGCCAGGTCACCGTGCTGCACGACCTCGAGGCGGACGTCGGCGAGCGGGTGAACGTGGCCGACCAGCACCCAGAGGTCGTCGAACGCCTCGAAGCGGCGCTCGCGGCCTGGGAGGCGGAACTGTCCGAACCGATGTGGGTCAGCAAGCGGTCGACGCTCGCCGAACTGCACGGCCAGGCGATCCAGCTCTATTTCTGA
- a CDS encoding DUF1552 domain-containing protein, giving the protein MILTKKSLPRRTFLRGMGAAIALPLLDAMVPSMTAWAKTAAKPVRRLGFVYIPMGSDITRWRPAGGSGALGELSPSLSPLEGFRKQISVISNLELKNAYPGTHATSNAAFLSAAKAKWTESTDYYLGTTVDQIAAQQMGQETQLPSLELAMDLMDMVGQCDNGYACVYQNNLSWSSPTTPLPAEAHPRIVFERLFGEGGTAAERREGLKRKASLLDWVHEDITRLQGMLGPGDRVKVSEYLDSVREVERRIQKAEAQSDEGALPDVDRPAGVPAAYADHARLMFDLQVLALQADVTRVITFQLARESSNRTYPEIGVPDPHHPTSHHGNDPEKVAKLAKINQFHVSLFSYFLEKLAAVPEGDGNLLDNSLYLYGSGMGNPNVHDHVNLPIVVAGGGGGTVRGGQHVVYDQPTPMANLHLTLLDSVGVRLDSFADSTGRIDTLAEPVHLAG; this is encoded by the coding sequence ATGATTCTGACCAAGAAGTCGCTCCCGCGGCGGACCTTCCTGCGCGGCATGGGGGCGGCGATCGCCCTGCCTCTGCTCGACGCGATGGTGCCGTCGATGACCGCCTGGGCGAAGACGGCGGCCAAACCGGTACGACGGCTGGGCTTCGTCTACATCCCGATGGGTTCCGACATCACCCGCTGGCGTCCGGCCGGCGGCAGCGGGGCCCTCGGTGAACTGTCGCCGTCGCTGAGTCCGCTGGAGGGCTTCAGGAAGCAGATCTCGGTGATCAGCAACCTGGAACTCAAGAACGCCTATCCCGGGACCCACGCGACCTCGAACGCGGCGTTTCTCTCCGCGGCGAAGGCGAAGTGGACCGAGAGCACGGACTACTACCTCGGCACGACGGTCGATCAGATCGCCGCTCAGCAGATGGGCCAGGAGACCCAGTTGCCGTCGCTCGAACTGGCGATGGACCTGATGGACATGGTCGGCCAGTGCGACAACGGCTACGCCTGCGTGTACCAGAACAACCTCTCCTGGTCGTCGCCGACGACGCCGCTTCCCGCCGAGGCGCATCCCCGGATCGTCTTCGAGCGGCTGTTCGGTGAGGGGGGCACGGCGGCCGAGCGGCGCGAGGGGCTGAAGCGCAAGGCCAGTCTGCTCGACTGGGTTCACGAGGACATCACCCGGCTCCAGGGCATGCTGGGCCCGGGCGACCGGGTCAAGGTCAGCGAGTACCTCGACTCGGTGCGCGAGGTCGAGCGGCGCATCCAGAAGGCGGAAGCCCAGTCCGACGAAGGCGCTCTGCCCGATGTCGACCGCCCTGCCGGCGTGCCCGCCGCGTACGCCGACCACGCCCGGCTGATGTTCGATCTCCAGGTGCTGGCGCTGCAGGCCGACGTGACCCGGGTCATCACCTTCCAGCTCGCCCGTGAGTCGAGCAACCGGACCTACCCCGAGATCGGCGTCCCGGATCCGCACCATCCGACCTCCCACCACGGCAACGATCCGGAGAAGGTGGCGAAGCTGGCGAAGATCAACCAGTTCCACGTCTCGTTGTTCTCCTACTTCCTAGAGAAGCTCGCGGCGGTGCCGGAGGGCGACGGCAACCTGCTCGACAACTCGCTCTACCTCTACGGCAGCGGCATGGGCAACCCGAACGTCCACGACCACGTGAACCTGCCGATCGTCGTCGCCGGCGGCGGCGGAGGCACCGTCCGCGGCGGCCAGCACGTCGTCTACGATCAGCCGACGCCGATGGCCAACCTGCACCTGACCCTGCTCGACAGCGTCGGCGTCCGGCTCGACTCCTTCGCGGACAGCACCGGCCGAATCGACACGTTGGCCGAACCGGTCCACCTGGCGGGCTGA
- a CDS encoding DUF1592 domain-containing protein produces MRQPPLSLRRRQRAIRVASVCVCWLLVAVGSAAAGPPATPAAAPAYDADAPHRVLISRHCLGCHNNRLKTAGLELDALVEQHETLDRTTWEKVARKLRARQMPPPGRRRPDESAYREALSSLEGELDRIAVEQPDPGRTETFRRLNRTEYHNAVRDLLALEVDVASLLPTDSASFGFDNVTVGDLSPTLLERYVGAAEKISRLAVGRSYAEPVGITFRTEPDQTQEKHVEGLPVGTRGGLLATWNFPADGVYEFSIRLARDRNEHVEGLREPHDLELLIDREHIESFTVAPPDLMSDVALNYQPSQDDVDDHLVVRVPVTAGPHDVGVTFPARPWVLLETARQPYESHFNYYRHPRVQPAIFSVSIVGPYLPLGAGDTPSRQRIFVCQPQNVAEEDPCAREILANVMRRAYRRPVTGEDVRGPFALYEQAKVEHGFEAGVEMGLAAVLVSPEFLFRIERDPAGVEAGAPYRVNDVELASRLAFFLWSSIPDDELLEFASAGRLGEPDVLEQQVERMLADPRAENLVTNFAAQWLHLRNLDGVTPDKRLFPDFDDNLRQAMRRETELFVGSVLREDRSALDLVQADYTFLNERLAKHYGIPHVYGSRFRRVELDDDSVRGGLLRHGSILTVTSFANRTSPVVRGNWVLGNLLGVPPPPPPPDVPDLPEAKIVAKELPMRERLSAHRDNPACSGCHRLMDPVGFALENYDAIGRWRTVDAGFPIDASGELWDGTALGGVVELESAMLARPELFLTTLTEKLLVFGTGRGVTASDAPAVRAILRRAEADGYRLSSLIQAVVASDPFLKRRASPVPGSPL; encoded by the coding sequence ATGCGTCAGCCACCACTGAGCCTCAGACGTCGCCAGCGGGCGATCCGGGTGGCCTCCGTGTGTGTGTGCTGGCTCCTGGTTGCCGTTGGTTCCGCCGCGGCCGGGCCGCCCGCGACGCCGGCGGCTGCCCCGGCCTACGATGCCGATGCGCCGCACCGCGTCCTCATCTCGCGCCACTGCCTGGGCTGTCACAACAACCGGCTCAAGACGGCTGGGCTCGAACTCGACGCCCTGGTCGAACAGCACGAGACCCTCGACCGTACGACCTGGGAGAAGGTGGCCCGCAAGCTGCGCGCGCGGCAGATGCCGCCGCCGGGCCGCCGTCGTCCGGATGAGAGCGCGTACCGGGAGGCGCTGTCCTCGCTCGAGGGCGAACTGGACCGGATCGCGGTGGAACAGCCCGACCCGGGCCGCACGGAGACCTTTCGCCGGCTGAACCGTACCGAGTACCACAACGCGGTGCGGGACCTGCTCGCGCTGGAGGTCGATGTCGCGTCACTGTTGCCGACGGACTCGGCGAGCTTCGGGTTCGACAACGTGACGGTCGGTGACCTCTCGCCGACGCTGCTGGAGCGCTACGTCGGCGCCGCGGAGAAGATCAGCCGGCTGGCGGTCGGCCGCTCGTATGCCGAACCGGTCGGCATCACGTTCCGCACGGAGCCCGATCAGACCCAGGAGAAACACGTCGAAGGCCTGCCGGTCGGCACCCGGGGAGGCCTGCTCGCGACCTGGAACTTCCCGGCAGATGGGGTCTACGAGTTTTCGATCCGGCTCGCGCGTGACCGCAACGAGCACGTCGAGGGTCTGCGCGAGCCGCACGACCTGGAGCTTCTGATCGATCGGGAGCACATCGAGTCCTTCACCGTCGCTCCGCCGGACCTGATGAGCGACGTGGCGCTGAACTACCAGCCGTCGCAGGACGACGTCGACGATCACCTGGTCGTGCGAGTGCCGGTCACCGCGGGACCGCACGACGTTGGCGTCACCTTCCCGGCCCGGCCATGGGTACTGCTCGAGACGGCGCGGCAGCCCTACGAGTCGCATTTCAACTATTACCGCCACCCGCGGGTGCAGCCGGCGATCTTTTCGGTCTCGATCGTCGGGCCGTACCTGCCGCTCGGCGCCGGCGATACGCCGAGCCGCCAGCGGATCTTCGTCTGCCAGCCGCAGAACGTCGCCGAGGAGGACCCCTGCGCGCGGGAGATCCTGGCCAACGTGATGCGCCGGGCCTATCGCCGGCCGGTGACCGGCGAGGACGTGCGCGGACCCTTCGCGCTCTACGAGCAGGCAAAGGTCGAGCACGGGTTCGAGGCGGGCGTCGAAATGGGCCTGGCGGCGGTCCTGGTCAGCCCGGAGTTCCTGTTCCGCATCGAACGGGATCCGGCCGGTGTGGAAGCCGGGGCGCCGTACCGCGTCAACGACGTGGAGCTCGCGTCGCGGCTCGCCTTCTTCCTGTGGAGCAGCATCCCCGACGACGAACTCCTGGAGTTCGCGTCGGCCGGCCGACTGGGCGAGCCGGACGTGCTCGAGCAGCAGGTCGAGCGCATGCTCGCCGACCCGCGAGCCGAGAACCTGGTCACGAACTTCGCCGCCCAGTGGCTCCATCTACGAAACCTGGACGGTGTCACGCCCGACAAACGCCTGTTCCCGGACTTCGACGACAACCTGCGGCAGGCCATGCGCCGGGAGACGGAACTGTTCGTCGGCAGCGTTCTGCGGGAGGACCGCAGCGCCCTCGATCTCGTGCAGGCGGACTACACGTTCCTCAACGAGCGGCTGGCCAAGCACTACGGCATTCCACATGTGTACGGCAGCCGTTTCCGGCGAGTGGAACTCGACGACGACAGCGTGCGCGGCGGGTTGCTGCGCCACGGCAGCATCCTGACCGTGACCTCCTTCGCCAACCGCACCTCACCGGTGGTGCGCGGCAACTGGGTGCTGGGCAACCTGCTCGGCGTGCCGCCGCCTCCGCCGCCGCCCGATGTGCCGGACCTGCCGGAAGCGAAGATCGTCGCCAAGGAGCTGCCGATGCGAGAACGCCTGTCGGCGCACCGCGACAACCCGGCCTGCTCCGGCTGCCACCGCCTGATGGACCCGGTCGGCTTCGCGCTCGAGAACTACGACGCGATCGGCCGCTGGCGGACGGTGGACGCGGGCTTCCCGATCGACGCTTCCGGCGAGCTGTGGGACGGTACCGCCCTGGGCGGTGTTGTGGAACTCGAGTCGGCGATGCTGGCGCGGCCCGAGCTGTTCCTGACCACCCTGACCGAGAAGCTGCTCGTGTTCGGCACCGGCCGCGGTGTCACCGCGAGCGACGCACCCGCGGTGCGGGCGATCCTGCGCCGCGCGGAGGCCGACGGCTACCGCCTGTCGTCCCTGATTCAGGCGGTAGTCGCCAGCGATCCGTTCTTGAAGAGAAGGGCCTCCCCCGTGCCGGGGAGCCCCTTGTGA
- a CDS encoding amidohydrolase family protein has product MHDIAIRNGRIIDGTGAPEFQGDIAIDGAVITSVNGGVGKARREIDAEGKLVVPGWIDIHTHFDAQVSWDPYLTPSCWNGVTTIVMGNCGVGFAPVKPKDRDWLLDLMDAVEDIPAIAMSAGMEWKWETFPEYLDAIDDKPRIMDVITQVPHCALRTYVMGERGAEDVQPTEDELAEMERLVRESIRAGAFGVSSNRLLAHRTKEGEMVPGTFARYPELEAIANGMSEAGGGVFQFVGPFEREWLLGLGRKDGITVTYLSGEAAQEGLTALEARRYKGIRVFPQIRGRGTTVLMNLEGSLHPYVLNYAYRELVGHLPMPERLERMRDPEVRAKILASDWDMTNDARRNSPEDVDHPFLVDATPGSLLPGLLELMHSQPEAVYVLGDPPNYEPDQEASVATYAKRHGLTGPEAFYDLLTEGDGSTLLLFYLDGYSKRNFDYMAGLMRHPLTCNGLSDAGAHVGAVSDAHMPTWNLSFWGRDRSRGDRIELETIVHKQTGANAALYGLPDRGVLEPGKRADISVIDFDRLSSEAPYLVYDLPENAKRYMQRPQGYDATICAGEVVLEYDEVTGALPGRLVRSRPATA; this is encoded by the coding sequence ATGCACGACATCGCCATTCGCAACGGCCGCATCATCGACGGCACCGGCGCCCCGGAGTTCCAGGGCGACATCGCCATCGACGGCGCCGTGATCACCAGCGTCAACGGAGGCGTGGGCAAGGCGCGCCGCGAGATCGACGCCGAAGGCAAGCTGGTCGTCCCGGGCTGGATCGACATCCACACCCACTTCGACGCCCAGGTGTCCTGGGACCCCTACCTGACGCCTTCCTGCTGGAACGGCGTGACGACGATCGTCATGGGCAACTGCGGCGTCGGCTTCGCGCCGGTCAAGCCGAAGGATCGCGACTGGTTGCTCGACCTGATGGACGCGGTCGAGGACATCCCGGCGATCGCCATGTCGGCCGGCATGGAGTGGAAGTGGGAGACCTTCCCCGAGTACCTCGACGCGATCGACGACAAGCCGCGGATCATGGACGTGATCACGCAGGTTCCCCATTGCGCGCTCCGCACCTACGTGATGGGGGAGCGCGGCGCCGAGGACGTCCAGCCGACGGAGGACGAACTGGCCGAGATGGAGCGTCTCGTGCGGGAGAGCATCCGGGCGGGCGCCTTCGGTGTCTCCTCGAACCGGCTCCTGGCGCACCGCACGAAGGAGGGAGAGATGGTCCCGGGGACGTTCGCTCGCTATCCGGAGCTCGAGGCGATCGCGAACGGCATGAGCGAGGCCGGCGGCGGCGTGTTCCAGTTCGTCGGGCCGTTCGAGCGCGAGTGGTTGCTCGGCCTCGGCCGCAAGGACGGGATCACGGTGACCTATCTCTCAGGCGAAGCGGCGCAGGAAGGGTTGACCGCACTCGAGGCGCGTCGCTACAAGGGGATCCGGGTGTTTCCGCAGATCCGGGGCCGCGGCACGACGGTTCTGATGAACCTGGAGGGGTCGCTTCACCCGTACGTCCTGAACTACGCCTACCGCGAACTGGTCGGCCACCTGCCGATGCCGGAGCGGCTCGAGCGGATGCGCGATCCGGAGGTGCGGGCGAAGATCCTCGCCAGCGACTGGGACATGACGAACGACGCCCGGCGCAACAGTCCCGAGGACGTGGATCACCCGTTCCTGGTCGACGCGACGCCGGGCAGCCTGCTGCCGGGACTGCTGGAGCTCATGCACTCGCAGCCGGAGGCGGTCTACGTGCTTGGGGATCCTCCGAACTACGAGCCGGACCAGGAGGCGAGCGTAGCGACCTACGCGAAGCGGCACGGCCTCACCGGTCCCGAGGCGTTCTACGATCTTCTGACGGAAGGCGATGGCAGCACGCTGCTGCTCTTCTACCTGGACGGCTATTCGAAGCGGAACTTCGACTACATGGCGGGTCTGATGCGTCATCCGCTGACCTGCAACGGGTTGAGCGACGCCGGGGCCCATGTCGGCGCCGTCAGCGACGCGCACATGCCGACCTGGAACCTGTCGTTCTGGGGCCGCGACCGCAGCCGTGGCGACCGGATCGAGCTGGAGACGATCGTTCACAAGCAGACCGGCGCCAACGCCGCGCTCTACGGTCTGCCCGACCGTGGCGTCCTGGAGCCGGGAAAGCGCGCCGACATCAGCGTGATCGACTTCGACCGCCTGTCGTCCGAGGCCCCGTACCTCGTCTACGACCTGCCCGAGAACGCGAAGCGCTACATGCAGCGCCCGCAGGGCTACGACGCCACGATCTGCGCAGGCGAAGTCGTCCTGGAGTACGACGAAGTCACCGGCGCCCTGCCGGGGCGGCTCGTCCGCAGCCGGCCGGCGACGGCATAG
- a CDS encoding DUF1684 domain-containing protein, whose product MKPHRIVRSASAIAAILALTATTHVSAQSSYEHLLTEWRSQRVATLKGPDGWLNLAGLYWLEEGPNSFGASADNDLVTPEGSAPPKLGEFLVGNGTVTFRAATGTEILHGRSPVTELLLADDQEKEATLLTSGSLAWTVIRRMDRLGVRLRDYDHPAISAFAGIESYAADPSWRLEARFEPYPEPRTIRVPTVVEGLGWEPTVPGTLEFEAGGQSLSLEAYRSNDEFMIVFADATTGDTTYPAGRYLAAALPGPDGTTVLDFNRAYNPPCVFTEFATCPLATPRNRLPVAVEAGERYTQKP is encoded by the coding sequence GTGAAGCCGCATCGAATCGTCCGATCAGCTTCCGCCATCGCAGCGATCCTCGCCCTGACCGCCACTACCCACGTTTCGGCGCAGAGCAGCTACGAGCACCTGCTGACGGAGTGGCGCAGCCAGCGCGTGGCGACCCTCAAGGGCCCCGACGGCTGGCTGAACCTGGCGGGCCTCTACTGGCTCGAAGAGGGTCCCAACAGCTTCGGCGCCTCAGCCGACAACGACCTCGTAACGCCCGAAGGCTCGGCGCCGCCGAAGCTCGGCGAGTTCCTGGTCGGGAACGGCACGGTGACCTTCAGGGCTGCAACGGGAACCGAGATCCTGCACGGCAGATCTCCCGTCACGGAGCTTCTCCTCGCCGACGATCAGGAGAAGGAGGCCACCCTTCTCACATCCGGCTCCCTGGCCTGGACCGTGATCCGGCGGATGGATCGGCTCGGAGTGCGGCTGCGGGACTACGACCATCCGGCCATTAGCGCCTTCGCCGGCATCGAGTCCTACGCCGCCGACCCGAGCTGGCGCCTCGAGGCCCGTTTCGAGCCCTACCCGGAACCTCGAACCATCCGGGTGCCAACCGTGGTCGAAGGCCTCGGCTGGGAGCCGACCGTCCCCGGCACCCTCGAGTTCGAGGCCGGGGGACAGTCACTGTCGCTGGAGGCCTATCGATCCAACGACGAGTTCATGATCGTCTTCGCCGATGCAACAACCGGCGACACGACCTACCCCGCCGGCCGCTACCTGGCCGCCGCCCTGCCCGGCCCCGACGGCACGACGGTCCTCGACTTCAACAGGGCCTACAACCCACCCTGTGTCTTCACCGAGTTCGCCACCTGTCCGTTAGCTACGCCGCGGAATCGCCTGCCTGTCGCCGTCGAGGCTGGCGAGAGGTACACGCAGAAGCCGTAA